The following coding sequences lie in one Arachis hypogaea cultivar Tifrunner chromosome 9, arahy.Tifrunner.gnm2.J5K5, whole genome shotgun sequence genomic window:
- the LOC112709866 gene encoding uncharacterized protein, which produces MAKAANQIRDLGDTVELNADFDSWWGSVVGVLQGAVSGGAADAMCGESDPEDVGSSDPKLSMTQSLYLFVENTDLDLEYVGITTIRRRMLTITEANFIKNGTVDLEDGGHVTAEWPVRDGLLVDYPLPDGQGFCSVGHSFFFAGGNLCVVDPKLCLDLDDYYPSRMCCLKYEGSNWSWKFCGSMFCD; this is translated from the exons ATGGCTAAGGCTGCCAATCAAATTAGGGATTTGGGGGACACTGTTGAATTGAACGCGGATTTTGACAGCTGGTGGGGAAGTGTTGTTGGGGTTTTGCAAGGTGCTGTTTCGGGAGGTGCTGCTGACGCCATGTGCGGGGAATCTGATCCTGAG GATGTTGGTTCTTCTGATCCAAAGCTATCCATGACGCAGAGCTTATACCTGTTTGTGGAAAATACAGATCTTGATTTAGAGTATGTTGGGATAACAACCATCAGGCGCAGGATGTTAACTATAACTGAGGCCAACTTTATTAAGAATGGCACTGTTGATCTTGAAGATGGAGGTCATGTAACTGCCGAATGGCCTGTTAGAGATGGTCTATTGGTCGATTATCCATTACCAGATGGTCAAGGATTTTGTTCTGTCGGTCACAGCTTCTTCTTTGCTGGTGGTAACCTGTGTGTTGTTGACCCAAAATTGTGTTTGGATTTGGATGATTATTACCCCTCAAGGATGTGTTGCCTCAAGTATGAGGGTTCTAATTGGAGTTGGAAGTTTTGTGGAAGCATGTTCTGCGACTGA